In one Polynucleobacter sp. JS-JIR-5-A7 genomic region, the following are encoded:
- a CDS encoding tripartite tricarboxylate transporter substrate binding protein: MSAQLACAQGANYPNRQIKIISPFATGGIADGFSRIIAQALSESYGQPVIVENKTGGGGNIGADFVAKSPADGYTLIMGSIGTHAVNPYLVKNMPYDPLKDFVPVVFVLDAEGLLAVNPSLPVKNVSELIAYLKTNPGKVSYGSGGIGTASHLAGELFVMTAKVDMTHIPYKGNALAITDLIGGQTQVMFATMPTILPYVKSDKLRGLAVTGATRDPSMPDLPSISETLPGFDVKNWIGLFAPVGTPPAVVKKLHDDVSKIMQQPAVQKKLESEGAKYYAMTSEAFGVFQKKESARWGKIIKSAGIKPE, encoded by the coding sequence TTGAGCGCTCAACTTGCTTGTGCGCAAGGAGCAAATTACCCCAATCGTCAAATTAAAATTATTTCACCGTTTGCTACTGGCGGAATCGCCGATGGTTTCTCACGCATCATCGCGCAAGCATTAAGCGAGTCTTATGGTCAACCAGTAATTGTTGAGAACAAGACGGGTGGCGGTGGCAATATTGGCGCTGACTTTGTTGCCAAGTCTCCAGCTGACGGCTACACCTTAATTATGGGAAGTATCGGTACGCATGCAGTTAATCCTTACCTCGTAAAAAATATGCCGTACGACCCGCTGAAAGATTTTGTTCCAGTAGTTTTTGTTCTCGATGCTGAAGGTTTATTGGCTGTTAACCCAAGTCTTCCGGTGAAAAATGTGAGTGAGCTGATTGCCTATTTAAAAACGAACCCAGGAAAAGTATCTTATGGTTCAGGGGGTATTGGAACTGCTAGTCATTTAGCAGGTGAACTTTTTGTAATGACTGCTAAGGTGGACATGACGCATATTCCGTACAAAGGAAATGCCTTGGCGATTACCGATTTAATCGGTGGGCAAACTCAAGTCATGTTTGCAACCATGCCCACCATTCTTCCATATGTGAAGAGTGATAAGTTGCGGGGCTTGGCGGTGACTGGTGCCACCAGAGATCCATCGATGCCCGATTTACCGAGCATTAGCGAAACCCTTCCCGGTTTTGATGTTAAAAATTGGATTGGTCTATTTGCGCCAGTAGGAACACCACCCGCTGTCGTCAAAAAACTGCATGATGATGTGAGCAAAATTATGCAGCAGCCAGCGGTGCAAAAAAAGTTGGAGTCTGAGGGTGCCAAGTATTACGCTATGACATCTGAGGCATTTGGGGTCTTCCAAAAGAAAGAGTCAGCCCGCTGGGGGAAAATTATTAAAAGCGCGGGTATCAAGCCAGAATAG
- the ccmA gene encoding cytochrome c biogenesis heme-transporting ATPase CcmA translates to MDNAFGGLIHAKTLMTAHLSPTSSQSSQALEARALACVRGDRSLFSGLSFRLVAGDCLHVRGENGVGKTSLLRLLTGLSKPESGEVLWNTQSIFSEPAHYHRELLFLGHRDALKEELSALENLQMYAALDDVKLSLDQALAALWRIGLRGRENLPVHYLSAGQKRRVVMARMLTRQARLWILDEPFNALDSNAVTELENLIAEHLAASGLLVLTSHQTINLPHVKVLDL, encoded by the coding sequence TTGGACAATGCGTTTGGCGGTTTGATTCATGCCAAAACACTCATGACAGCCCATCTTTCCCCAACTTCCAGTCAATCTAGTCAAGCGCTTGAAGCACGCGCTTTGGCCTGTGTGCGTGGCGACAGAAGCTTATTTTCTGGTCTGAGTTTTCGGCTTGTTGCTGGTGACTGCCTGCATGTTCGTGGTGAAAACGGGGTTGGTAAAACGAGTCTATTGCGTCTCTTGACTGGCTTATCTAAGCCTGAGTCTGGTGAAGTGTTGTGGAATACACAATCCATCTTTTCTGAGCCAGCTCACTATCATCGCGAATTATTATTTTTAGGTCATCGTGATGCGCTCAAAGAGGAGTTAAGCGCTCTCGAAAATTTGCAAATGTATGCGGCACTCGATGATGTCAAGCTTTCTCTTGATCAGGCATTGGCTGCTTTATGGCGTATTGGTTTGCGTGGCCGTGAAAATTTACCAGTGCATTATTTATCAGCAGGACAAAAGCGCAGAGTCGTCATGGCGCGGATGTTGACGCGTCAAGCGCGTCTATGGATTTTGGATGAGCCATTTAATGCCTTAGATAGCAATGCCGTTACTGAACTAGAGAACCTGATTGCCGAGCATCTTGCTGCTAGTGGCTTGCTAGTACTGACGAGCCACCAGACTATAAACCTCCCTCATGTGAAGGTGCTGGATTTATGA
- a CDS encoding metal-dependent hydrolase — MGSASFKKTIANALLLPIFLAGSSLALAQTATSAGAQGKAELLWFGQAGFRIKSPQGKMILIDPWITGGPKTPPQYKNDLAAIGPIDLVLVTHAHVDHIGDAPAVAKANNTKLYGPADMVTPLITLGILPADLGWRFNKTGRVTPLPGVKVTAVQAEHSSLLVWKNPATEKMESHPAGEAMGYIIELENGFKIWHMGDTGLFSDMKFISEHYKPDLVLIPIGGNFTMAPDDAAYALKTWIKPKMVIPMHYNSNPMTKGTLAEFQEAMKGSNIKIVPMTEGETVQF, encoded by the coding sequence ATGGGAAGCGCTTCATTTAAGAAAACGATTGCAAATGCTTTATTGCTGCCAATATTTTTGGCTGGCAGCAGCCTTGCTTTGGCTCAAACTGCTACAAGCGCAGGCGCACAAGGTAAGGCAGAGCTTTTATGGTTCGGTCAGGCCGGATTTCGGATTAAGTCTCCTCAGGGCAAGATGATTTTGATTGATCCGTGGATTACTGGTGGACCAAAAACTCCCCCACAGTACAAAAATGATTTGGCTGCAATTGGTCCAATTGATTTGGTATTGGTAACTCATGCGCACGTAGACCATATTGGTGATGCACCCGCAGTAGCTAAAGCAAATAACACTAAGTTGTACGGCCCTGCTGATATGGTGACACCATTAATTACATTGGGGATCTTGCCTGCTGATCTCGGCTGGCGTTTTAATAAAACTGGTCGCGTAACTCCTTTGCCGGGAGTGAAGGTAACTGCAGTTCAGGCTGAGCACTCCTCTTTGTTGGTCTGGAAAAATCCCGCTACTGAAAAGATGGAATCACATCCCGCAGGCGAAGCAATGGGCTACATTATTGAACTTGAAAATGGTTTCAAGATTTGGCATATGGGCGATACCGGTTTATTTAGCGATATGAAGTTCATCAGCGAACACTACAAACCAGATTTAGTGTTGATTCCGATTGGTGGCAACTTCACTATGGCGCCAGACGATGCGGCTTATGCATTAAAAACTTGGATCAAACCTAAGATGGTGATTCCAATGCACTACAACTCCAATCCGATGACAAAAGGCACGCTTGCTGAATTCCAGGAGGCGATGAAGGGAAGCAATATCAAGATTGTTCCGATGACAGAAGGTGAAACAGTCCAGTTTTAA
- the ccmE gene encoding cytochrome c maturation protein CcmE → MKPRYKRALMIVAALVVIGSAAMLILNALNSNIALYVTPSEVAAGKAPQGQAFRIGGMVKDGSVKRDGLTVHFVITDLVKDIPVSYTGILPDLFKEGKGAVIQGRLNSNGEFVASEVLAKHDENYMPPEAKHALEQAQKNGSNK, encoded by the coding sequence GTGAAGCCTAGATATAAACGTGCACTCATGATTGTTGCTGCCTTAGTGGTTATTGGCAGCGCTGCAATGTTGATTTTGAATGCGCTCAATAGCAATATTGCACTTTATGTCACCCCAAGCGAAGTGGCTGCTGGTAAGGCGCCACAAGGCCAAGCCTTTCGCATTGGTGGCATGGTTAAGGATGGCTCTGTAAAGCGCGATGGCTTGACAGTTCACTTTGTGATTACTGATCTTGTGAAAGATATTCCCGTGTCATATACCGGAATCCTGCCAGATTTATTTAAAGAGGGTAAGGGCGCAGTTATCCAAGGTCGTCTTAATTCCAATGGTGAATTTGTTGCTAGTGAAGTGCTAGCAAAGCATGATGAAAACTATATGCCTCCCGAAGCAAAGCATGCCCTAGAGCAAGCGCAAAAAAATGGAAGCAATAAATGA
- a CDS encoding transporter substrate-binding domain-containing protein — MNFISPEVRSQLAPHGVLSAAVYLGNFLLVTGRSPSGEPTGIAPDICREIAKRLDVELKLVGLETQDEVVESAASGKCGIVLLGSDPARAKKVTFTPAYVELEATYLVLDNSPLHDVSQVDRPGIRIASFFKSAYDLWLQRNLQHATLVHADSIQASNDLFVNEKLDALAGLKTGLITAAHKIPGSRVLDGQFTGIQQAIATQNANHEAVQFLTACVEEFISTGLVADLIQKYQVQGLAPAPLNKSS; from the coding sequence TTGAATTTCATCTCACCTGAAGTGAGGAGTCAACTTGCTCCTCACGGCGTTCTCTCGGCCGCAGTCTATCTTGGAAACTTTTTGCTTGTGACTGGGCGCTCACCTTCGGGTGAGCCTACTGGCATCGCCCCTGATATCTGTCGTGAGATCGCCAAACGCTTAGATGTTGAGCTCAAACTCGTTGGCCTTGAAACTCAGGATGAGGTGGTTGAATCTGCTGCCAGTGGAAAGTGTGGAATTGTATTGTTGGGCTCAGATCCTGCGCGCGCTAAAAAAGTGACCTTCACGCCTGCCTACGTTGAGTTGGAGGCAACCTATCTGGTATTGGACAATTCGCCCCTTCACGATGTGTCACAAGTAGACCGTCCTGGGATCCGCATCGCCTCTTTTTTTAAGAGCGCCTACGATCTTTGGCTGCAGCGTAATCTGCAACATGCCACCTTGGTTCATGCTGACAGCATTCAAGCAAGCAATGATTTATTTGTGAATGAAAAGCTCGATGCATTAGCAGGCTTGAAAACAGGCCTCATAACTGCTGCTCACAAAATTCCTGGATCACGGGTTCTCGATGGCCAATTTACTGGAATCCAACAAGCGATTGCAACCCAGAATGCCAATCATGAGGCAGTTCAATTTTTAACTGCCTGTGTAGAGGAATTTATTAGTACGGGTTTGGTAGCTGATCTGATTCAGAAATATCAAGTACAGGGTTTGGCACCCGCACCCCTGAATAAATCTTCTTAA
- a CDS encoding DsbE family thiol:disulfide interchange protein gives MKAKFLIPLLLFVVLVIFLAIGLNRDPHEVPSPLINKPAPAFDIAQLAQANKTFSPASMKGQVWILNVWASWCVACREEHPVLVELAKSGQAPLIGLDYKDKREDALVMLERQGNPYMLSAFDANGRVGIDYGVYGVPETYVIDQAGVIRFKHIGPLTPLILNQKIYPLLAELKKS, from the coding sequence ATGAAGGCTAAATTTTTAATACCTTTATTGCTGTTTGTGGTGCTCGTGATCTTTTTGGCTATTGGTCTTAATCGTGATCCGCATGAAGTTCCTTCCCCTTTGATTAATAAGCCTGCGCCCGCTTTTGACATTGCTCAGTTAGCGCAAGCGAATAAAACATTTTCACCAGCAAGCATGAAGGGTCAAGTTTGGATCTTGAATGTTTGGGCTTCTTGGTGTGTAGCCTGTAGAGAAGAACATCCTGTCTTGGTGGAACTAGCAAAGTCTGGACAGGCACCCTTGATTGGTCTTGATTACAAAGATAAACGTGAAGACGCTCTAGTGATGTTAGAAAGACAGGGTAATCCGTATATGCTTTCTGCATTCGATGCCAACGGCCGAGTGGGTATTGATTATGGTGTGTATGGTGTTCCTGAAACTTACGTGATTGATCAAGCGGGCGTAATTCGCTTTAAGCATATTGGTCCGCTAACCCCGCTTATTTTGAACCAAAAGATTTACCCTTTATTGGCCGAGCTGAAAAAATCATGA
- the ccmD gene encoding heme exporter protein CcmD encodes MWNSPAEFFAMGGYALYVWSSFGVCAAVLLWEPMSIRVCKKAIIRRLQQERLAEQFDQESSQ; translated from the coding sequence ATGTGGAATAGTCCAGCAGAGTTTTTTGCAATGGGTGGCTACGCACTCTATGTATGGAGTAGTTTTGGTGTTTGTGCAGCGGTTTTATTGTGGGAGCCTATGAGTATTCGGGTCTGCAAAAAAGCAATTATTCGCAGACTTCAGCAAGAGCGTTTAGCAGAACAGTTTGATCAAGAAAGTAGTCAGTGA
- the ccmB gene encoding heme exporter protein CcmB — protein sequence MSALFAMIQRDLLLVMRRKSEVLTALFFFVVVTSLFPLGIGADAALLRKIAPGVIWVAALLATLLGLHRMFAADYADGALEQIVLSPQPMALLIAGKIIAHWLVCGLPLVILAPVIGIQFDLDPSSLYVLMGTLLLGTPVLSLLGSIGAALTLGVRGGSVLMSLLILPLYIPVLIFGAGAVYASSVGLETSGHFSLLGALLILALAFVPWVSATAVKIAIE from the coding sequence ATGAGCGCCTTATTTGCCATGATTCAACGAGATTTGCTCTTGGTAATGCGTCGCAAGAGTGAGGTGCTAACGGCATTATTTTTCTTTGTCGTGGTGACAAGTTTATTTCCTTTAGGCATTGGTGCGGATGCCGCGCTCCTTCGCAAAATCGCTCCAGGCGTAATCTGGGTTGCTGCATTGTTGGCCACCTTACTGGGCTTGCATCGGATGTTTGCGGCCGATTACGCTGATGGGGCTTTAGAGCAAATCGTTCTCTCACCGCAGCCGATGGCTTTATTGATTGCTGGGAAAATCATTGCGCACTGGCTTGTTTGTGGCTTGCCATTGGTCATTTTGGCGCCAGTGATTGGAATTCAGTTTGATCTTGATCCAAGCTCCCTATATGTATTAATGGGAACTTTGTTGCTGGGCACCCCAGTACTCTCACTATTGGGCTCTATTGGCGCAGCCTTAACTCTGGGTGTCCGGGGTGGGAGCGTATTGATGAGTTTGTTGATCCTGCCCCTCTATATTCCCGTGCTGATTTTTGGCGCTGGGGCAGTATATGCCAGTAGTGTGGGACTAGAGACTTCTGGACATTTTTCCTTGTTGGGCGCTTTATTGATTTTGGCTTTAGCATTTGTCCCTTGGGTTAGTGCTACCGCTGTAAAGATTGCGATTGAATGA
- the ccmC gene encoding heme ABC transporter permease CcmC, whose translation MTDTNNFSNNRLMNWFKLSSPSTFYPLAGKLIPLFWVLTAIFGVAGLWVSFFVAPVDAVQGQGYRIIFVHVPVSWMSMFIYVVMAAWAGLGLIFNTRLSAMMAQALAPIGAWMAFLSLWTGAFWGKPMWGAWWVWDARLTSELILLFLYLGFIALQASIDNPRRADKAGAILALVGVVNVPIIYFSVKWWNTLHQGASVSLTKAPAMAQTMLLGMLLMTLCFWMYSIAVGLMRVRTIILEREAHTDWVRQLEEVKS comes from the coding sequence ATGACTGATACAAATAATTTTTCTAATAACCGCCTGATGAACTGGTTTAAGTTATCAAGCCCCAGTACCTTTTATCCATTAGCGGGAAAGCTGATTCCACTCTTTTGGGTTTTGACTGCTATCTTTGGGGTAGCCGGTCTTTGGGTCAGTTTCTTTGTGGCACCAGTGGATGCTGTTCAAGGCCAGGGCTATCGAATTATCTTTGTTCATGTGCCAGTTTCTTGGATGTCGATGTTCATCTACGTAGTGATGGCAGCATGGGCAGGTTTAGGGCTGATTTTTAATACTCGCCTATCAGCCATGATGGCACAAGCGCTAGCACCCATTGGTGCTTGGATGGCTTTTCTATCCTTGTGGACAGGTGCATTCTGGGGTAAGCCCATGTGGGGTGCTTGGTGGGTATGGGATGCCCGCCTCACTTCAGAGCTGATTTTGTTATTCCTCTATTTAGGTTTCATTGCCTTACAGGCTTCAATCGATAATCCGCGCAGAGCAGATAAAGCGGGCGCGATTTTGGCTTTGGTCGGTGTGGTCAATGTGCCCATTATTTATTTTTCAGTGAAATGGTGGAATACCCTCCATCAAGGCGCCTCAGTGTCTTTGACTAAGGCTCCAGCCATGGCACAGACCATGTTGCTAGGAATGTTATTAATGACTCTGTGCTTCTGGATGTACTCCATTGCAGTAGGCTTAATGCGCGTCCGCACCATTATCCTGGAGCGTGAAGCCCATACGGATTGGGTGAGACAATTAGAAGAGGTGAAAAGCTAA
- a CDS encoding heme lyase CcmF/NrfE family subunit: MIPEFGHYALILALCIALIQGVLPLVGAHYGRREFLVLARPAAQTVFMLLATAFVILAWSFYANDFSVLYVAEHSNSQMPVIYRLGAVWGGHEGSLLLWIFLLSTWTILVAQLSKALDEFMVARVIGVLGLVTSGLLLFVLTTSNPFERLLPAAQDGRSLNPLLQDPGLVFHPPMLYMGYVGFSVAFAFAIASLLSGRLDAAWARWSRPWTTAAWVFLTLGIALGSWWAYYELGWGGWWFWDPVENASFIPWLVGTALLHSLAVTEKRGGFKSWTVLLAITAFSLSLLGTFLVRSGVLTSVHAFATDPRRGIFILIFLSLVVGSSLALYAWRAPKNTLGGKFSLSSRETFILLGNVFLVVSAGSVLLGTLYPLLIDALHLGKISVGPPYFNSVFVPIMIPLLVLMGIGPWTHWKNTDLLTVIKRLWLAGLVAVLAGLGIPLMMGEFTWLAGLGFLLAFWVIASGCMQIARQAKLGKPTRSFIGMQVAHLGIAIFVIGVTMVGAYQEEKDVRMLAGDTVSVGGYQIQLVGVNKVPGPNYQAMRGTFLLTKNGSTEATLYPEKRSYFSSTMPMTEAAIDVGLTRDIYVSLGEAIDDQAWAVRVYYKPFVDWIWGGCLFMALGGILAISDKRYRMSLKRATP, encoded by the coding sequence ATGATTCCTGAGTTTGGGCATTACGCGCTCATTTTGGCTTTATGTATCGCCCTCATTCAAGGGGTCTTGCCGCTTGTAGGCGCTCATTATGGTCGCCGAGAATTCTTAGTTCTCGCTAGACCTGCTGCCCAAACAGTCTTCATGCTCTTGGCAACTGCCTTCGTCATTTTGGCATGGAGCTTTTATGCGAATGACTTTTCAGTACTGTATGTTGCTGAGCATTCCAATTCGCAAATGCCGGTCATCTATCGCTTGGGTGCTGTATGGGGTGGTCATGAAGGCTCTTTATTGCTCTGGATCTTCTTATTGAGTACCTGGACTATTTTAGTAGCTCAACTCTCTAAAGCCTTAGATGAGTTCATGGTTGCTAGAGTGATTGGCGTATTAGGTTTAGTAACCAGTGGATTGTTATTGTTCGTATTAACTACCTCTAATCCATTTGAGCGCTTATTGCCTGCAGCTCAAGACGGTCGCTCCCTCAATCCCTTATTACAAGATCCGGGTTTGGTGTTTCATCCACCGATGTTGTATATGGGTTATGTTGGTTTCTCGGTAGCGTTTGCCTTTGCCATAGCCTCTTTGCTGTCCGGTAGATTAGATGCCGCATGGGCACGGTGGTCACGCCCTTGGACAACTGCTGCATGGGTATTTCTGACGCTTGGTATTGCATTGGGTTCCTGGTGGGCTTATTACGAACTAGGTTGGGGCGGTTGGTGGTTCTGGGATCCTGTGGAAAATGCTTCATTTATTCCATGGCTGGTTGGCACTGCTTTATTGCATTCTTTGGCGGTAACTGAAAAGCGCGGTGGCTTTAAGAGTTGGACAGTGCTGCTCGCTATTACTGCTTTCTCACTCTCCTTGTTGGGAACATTCTTGGTGCGCTCAGGCGTGTTGACTTCAGTTCATGCATTTGCGACTGATCCAAGGCGCGGTATCTTTATTTTGATTTTCTTATCACTTGTCGTTGGCTCTTCGTTGGCTTTGTATGCATGGCGCGCTCCTAAAAATACCTTGGGCGGCAAATTTAGTTTGAGTTCTCGAGAAACCTTTATTTTATTAGGCAATGTATTCTTGGTGGTTTCAGCAGGATCAGTATTGTTGGGCACTCTCTATCCTTTATTAATTGATGCTCTCCACTTGGGAAAGATTTCAGTAGGCCCTCCTTATTTCAATAGCGTATTTGTGCCGATCATGATTCCACTATTAGTGCTCATGGGTATTGGCCCGTGGACCCATTGGAAAAATACTGATCTTCTGACAGTGATCAAGCGTTTATGGCTCGCTGGCTTGGTTGCAGTTCTAGCTGGTTTAGGTATTCCTTTGATGATGGGTGAATTTACTTGGCTCGCTGGGCTTGGTTTCTTGTTGGCTTTTTGGGTGATTGCTTCTGGGTGCATGCAAATCGCTCGACAAGCAAAGCTGGGTAAACCAACCCGTTCATTTATCGGAATGCAAGTTGCTCACTTGGGTATCGCGATCTTTGTGATTGGGGTCACGATGGTTGGTGCCTATCAGGAAGAAAAAGATGTACGCATGCTGGCTGGTGATACTGTCAGTGTGGGCGGTTATCAGATTCAGCTCGTTGGTGTTAATAAGGTGCCCGGCCCGAATTATCAAGCCATGCGTGGCACATTCTTATTAACTAAGAACGGTAGCACTGAAGCAACCCTCTATCCAGAAAAGCGGAGTTATTTTTCCTCTACGATGCCGATGACCGAGGCTGCTATTGATGTGGGTTTAACCAGAGATATTTATGTTTCCTTGGGTGAGGCTATAGACGATCAAGCTTGGGCTGTGCGGGTCTATTACAAGCCGTTCGTAGATTGGATCTGGGGTGGTTGCTTGTTCATGGCTTTAGGCGGCATTCTCGCCATCTCCGATAAGCGCTATCGGATGAGCTTAAAAAGAGCGACACCATGA